The Fulvivirga ligni genome window below encodes:
- a CDS encoding FecR family protein — protein MLLVVSVVGIYYFNFQSPAGGDLLSYKNESNKPHKLVLADGSIVTLKPHSSLEYPETFSAESREVHLYGEAFFQVKRNPQKPFSVYSEDIVTKVLGTSFNVQAFENKKDIVVSVKTGKVSVATKVEHKKQKEDPSEQLKGVLITRNQQITYSKKNRKITKQLVSEPVLRNAKPGAFTFEDKPVAEIFQKLERAYGIDIIFDREVMSQCRLTTKLDNTEFYDKLRLICKGLNAKYEILDAHVIISGEGCQ, from the coding sequence ATGCTGCTTGTGGTTTCAGTGGTGGGTATCTACTACTTTAACTTCCAATCGCCAGCAGGTGGTGATTTGCTATCATATAAAAACGAAAGTAATAAGCCTCATAAGCTGGTTTTAGCTGATGGTAGCATAGTTACGCTAAAGCCACATTCTTCTCTGGAATATCCTGAAACTTTCTCCGCTGAAAGTAGAGAAGTACATTTATATGGAGAAGCCTTTTTTCAGGTGAAAAGAAACCCACAAAAGCCATTTTCGGTCTATTCTGAAGATATTGTTACCAAGGTACTGGGCACTAGTTTTAACGTGCAGGCTTTTGAAAACAAGAAGGATATTGTTGTTTCTGTGAAAACTGGTAAGGTATCAGTGGCTACCAAGGTGGAACATAAGAAACAAAAGGAAGATCCTTCAGAACAGCTTAAAGGTGTTTTGATTACCAGAAACCAGCAAATCACATATTCTAAAAAGAATAGAAAAATAACTAAGCAGCTAGTGTCCGAGCCGGTGCTAAGAAATGCTAAGCCAGGAGCCTTTACTTTTGAAGATAAGCCAGTGGCTGAGATATTTCAAAAGCTTGAAAGGGCCTATGGTATTGATATCATCTTTGACAGAGAGGTCATGTCTCAGTGTAGGCTTACTACCAAGCTGGATAATACTGAGTTTTATGACAAGCTGAGGCTCATTTGTAAAGGGCTGAACGCCAAATATGAAATCCTGGACGCTCACGTCATCATTTCTGGTGAAGGCTGTCAATAA
- a CDS encoding RNA polymerase sigma factor: protein MKTSQQNTIEIELWNKIKSGDVKALECLYNEHVDALYNYGNKIFQNAQLVEDSIHDLFLDIWNYRKNLSPIMHTRAYLYTSLRRKISKTVQKNNFLPFDAKWDADLQLLIGSHEDRVIERDTVDEQTRKLRSHLNNLSPRQYEAIILKFYDKMSYEDIGSLMEVNEQSVRNLIQRGLEKLRKYARLAISICFFFHFFS, encoded by the coding sequence TTGAAAACTAGTCAGCAAAATACCATCGAGATAGAACTCTGGAACAAGATCAAATCCGGGGATGTGAAAGCTTTGGAATGCCTATATAATGAGCATGTAGATGCCCTTTATAACTATGGCAATAAGATCTTCCAAAACGCGCAGTTGGTGGAAGATTCCATCCATGACTTATTCCTTGATATATGGAACTATCGTAAAAATCTTTCTCCTATTATGCACACCCGTGCTTACTTATATACTTCGCTACGAAGAAAAATTAGTAAAACGGTACAAAAGAATAACTTCCTTCCTTTCGATGCTAAATGGGATGCCGACTTACAGCTGCTGATCGGTTCTCATGAAGATAGAGTGATAGAAAGAGACACGGTGGATGAGCAGACCAGAAAGCTACGTTCACACCTCAATAATTTGTCGCCAAGACAGTATGAAGCCATCATTCTTAAGTTTTATGATAAGATGAGTTACGAAGACATTGGATCTCTCATGGAGGTGAATGAGCAATCTGTTCGTAATCTTATACAGCGGGGACTAGAAAAACTGAGGAAGTATGCACGTCTTGCCATCTCAATATGCTTCTTTTTTCATTTCTTTAGTTAA
- a CDS encoding family 43 glycosylhydrolase: MNLKNLLFSLVTLAILTQCTTNETPGHSVITQKQVIAGELPDPSIIEVDGTYYATGSSNDWAPIYPIYKSTDLENWSFLTYVFQEAPAWTINSYWAPELYYDNGTFYCYYTARRTDGTSCIGVASTKNIEKGFTDHGVVVDWGSEAIDAFVYKEGDTKYITWKAYGLNPDKPIQILGAPLSADGLSLNGEAFEVITADTSLWEEGGSEGQCILKKGDYLYLLYSGNACCGGLCDYQVGVARAKSMKGPWEKYESNPILKGNETWKCPGHGTALQTNDSWYYLYHSYHEEGFPYLGRTVLLSELLWDEDSQWPYFEVDSTNIIKDMTATNFSDDFEGDQLNPLWRFNVSSSYSATLENGKLQLSADSAQANAIIFLGVNPDVADFTISTTVEKQENILKGLCIYATPGSSIGAGIRGDSIILWSVENGNFQMLNSVVADVNEPLSLKAKVVEGHLAQFSYHDSAGNWQLINEEEVNGKQLAWWSWGIKAGVFYQGTEGAATFDRFSVEYE, from the coding sequence ATGAATCTTAAAAATCTTCTATTTAGTTTAGTCACTCTGGCTATACTCACCCAGTGCACCACAAATGAAACACCTGGGCACAGCGTAATTACTCAAAAACAAGTGATAGCCGGAGAACTCCCAGATCCTTCTATTATTGAAGTGGACGGCACATATTACGCTACAGGGTCTTCTAATGACTGGGCTCCGATCTATCCCATTTACAAATCTACGGATCTTGAAAACTGGTCATTCCTTACCTATGTTTTTCAGGAAGCGCCTGCCTGGACCATTAATAGCTATTGGGCTCCAGAGTTGTATTATGACAATGGCACTTTCTATTGCTACTACACCGCCAGAAGAACCGATGGCACCTCTTGCATAGGAGTAGCCAGCACTAAGAATATTGAAAAAGGCTTTACAGACCATGGTGTAGTGGTAGACTGGGGCAGCGAGGCCATCGATGCTTTTGTTTATAAGGAAGGAGATACTAAATACATAACCTGGAAGGCATACGGTTTGAATCCTGATAAGCCTATTCAAATCCTTGGCGCTCCACTATCCGCTGACGGCCTTTCACTGAACGGTGAAGCTTTCGAAGTAATTACTGCTGACACCTCTTTGTGGGAAGAAGGCGGTTCTGAAGGTCAATGCATTTTAAAGAAAGGTGATTATCTCTACTTACTCTATTCAGGCAATGCCTGCTGTGGTGGCCTTTGTGACTATCAGGTAGGTGTAGCCAGGGCCAAATCCATGAAAGGACCATGGGAAAAGTATGAGAGCAATCCGATTTTAAAAGGCAATGAAACCTGGAAATGCCCGGGTCATGGTACAGCACTGCAAACTAATGATTCCTGGTATTATCTTTATCATTCCTACCATGAGGAAGGCTTCCCATATCTCGGCAGAACAGTGCTTTTGAGCGAGTTACTTTGGGATGAAGATTCACAATGGCCTTATTTTGAAGTGGATTCTACTAATATCATAAAAGACATGACTGCCACCAATTTCTCTGATGATTTTGAAGGCGATCAGCTAAATCCTCTCTGGAGATTTAATGTTTCTTCTTCGTATTCCGCTACCCTTGAGAATGGTAAACTGCAATTATCAGCGGATAGCGCTCAGGCTAATGCCATCATATTTTTAGGTGTGAATCCTGATGTGGCCGATTTCACCATTTCTACCACCGTAGAAAAACAAGAAAACATTTTAAAAGGACTTTGCATCTATGCCACACCTGGTAGCAGTATTGGCGCTGGCATTAGAGGAGACTCAATTATCCTTTGGTCTGTGGAAAATGGTAACTTTCAAATGCTCAATTCAGTAGTGGCAGATGTTAATGAGCCTCTATCATTAAAAGCAAAGGTTGTTGAAGGGCACCTGGCGCAGTTTTCATATCATGATAGCGCTGGAAATTGGCAACTTATTAATGAGGAAGAGGTGAATGGAAAACAGCTGGCATGGTGGTCATGGGGAATCAAAGCGGGTGTATTTTATCAGGGAACTGAAGGTGCGGCCACCTTCGATCGTTTTTCTGTAGAATACGAGTAG
- a CDS encoding DUF3817 domain-containing protein yields MDQNTPDNLKLVKSFTVIAILEAISYVALLFIAMPIRHFFGIKEAVKYTGWAHGILFIIYVSVLIMCWIKYHWSFIRVILFFVASLLPIVPFIVEKRLKKEYGL; encoded by the coding sequence ATGGACCAAAACACCCCTGATAATCTTAAATTGGTAAAATCATTCACTGTGATAGCTATACTAGAGGCTATCTCTTATGTGGCTTTACTTTTTATAGCAATGCCCATCAGACATTTCTTTGGAATAAAGGAGGCCGTTAAATACACCGGTTGGGCTCATGGCATTCTGTTTATAATTTATGTCTCGGTGCTAATTATGTGTTGGATTAAATACCATTGGAGCTTTATCAGAGTGATTCTGTTCTTTGTAGCTTCCCTCCTGCCCATTGTCCCTTTCATAGTGGAGAAGAGGTTGAAGAAGGAATACGGGTTATAG
- a CDS encoding response regulator has product MRKIQIIITDDHKLFRDGLRSILTQFEDIEIVGETSNTTDLWKLLSSGLDPDIVLIDISLPDGSGLDILAELREKYASIKGVVITMHAEGQYVTKAVKNGAYGYLLKSVDQKELVEAIRTVALGKKYFNAEVSHLMVTNIADADELKMNLTERELEVLKLVAQGQTTKEIAHQLYVSSRTIETHRVNIMRKLGVQNSAEMITKANQHGLI; this is encoded by the coding sequence ATGAGAAAGATACAGATAATAATTACTGATGATCATAAGTTATTCCGTGATGGTCTACGCTCTATCCTTACTCAATTCGAAGACATTGAAATAGTAGGTGAGACCAGCAATACTACCGACCTGTGGAAGCTGCTTTCCTCTGGTTTAGACCCTGACATTGTGCTTATTGACATATCTCTTCCAGATGGTAGTGGACTGGATATTCTGGCTGAGTTACGGGAGAAATATGCCAGTATAAAAGGAGTAGTCATTACCATGCATGCAGAAGGCCAATATGTGACGAAAGCAGTGAAAAACGGTGCTTATGGCTACCTTTTGAAAAGTGTGGATCAAAAAGAACTGGTAGAAGCCATTAGAACCGTGGCTCTTGGTAAGAAGTATTTTAATGCCGAAGTATCACACCTTATGGTCACGAATATTGCTGATGCTGACGAACTTAAGATGAATCTCACTGAGCGTGAACTGGAAGTGTTAAAGCTTGTTGCTCAGGGGCAAACCACTAAAGAAATAGCTCACCAACTCTATGTGAGCTCCAGGACCATTGAAACTCATCGTGTAAATATCATGCGGAAACTGGGTGTACAGAACAGTGCAGAGATGATCACCAAGGCCAATCAACATGGTTTGATATAA
- a CDS encoding sensor histidine kinase, giving the protein MGIRSKLTLIILTLCMAVVLVLTGLFYFQFDTALRDRVFLQLSSVKTLKMVKVREVLQERAEALEKYPAAITSSEFELVRKFSDWPKTFEGHSIANDSPIEGQTIIKDITTADRAVITLLYATKRGDEYLIGITEVPEIQTILLERTGLGESGESYIVAADSTLRTQSRFYSDSSFLSIEVKTAGVAEGLAGTSGKGIFNDYRDVEVFSSYEPIDLYGLNWVLLSEIDLKEALMPIKELRSRIIYILLFTLLIVLVISFFTAKLIVRPVLKMEGTLERMSRGVLKRPLYKKNRADEIGLMYKALEQLIQAMEQTITFAHTIGEGNFDAEYTALSKEDELGASLLKMRDQLKLYHKKEEQLTIEKQLSLVRGQEIERSRLAKEMHDGLGPLLTSMRLRIQSLYLPEGNEAELLTLLDQTITEVRRMSNHLMPSVLEDFGLGEAIANLTLFLQNMSGIKIQYKDDLTDALSIPDDISVALYRIAQETLNNVVKHAQATEIRLSVTQFDDYVSFYVEDNGNGFDINKKYSGHGLLNIKDRVAILKGTMHLNSNTQGTIIEIEIPLT; this is encoded by the coding sequence ATGGGCATTCGCAGTAAGCTTACACTTATAATACTCACGCTATGTATGGCGGTGGTATTGGTGCTTACCGGGCTCTTTTATTTTCAGTTTGATACAGCTTTGCGTGACAGGGTTTTTCTGCAATTGTCATCTGTAAAAACACTCAAGATGGTGAAGGTGAGAGAAGTTTTGCAGGAACGTGCTGAAGCTTTAGAAAAGTACCCAGCTGCTATCACTTCTAGTGAGTTTGAATTAGTCAGAAAATTTTCTGATTGGCCTAAAACTTTTGAGGGTCATTCAATAGCCAATGACTCACCAATAGAGGGACAGACCATAATTAAGGATATAACCACAGCAGATAGAGCTGTGATCACCCTTCTTTATGCTACTAAAAGGGGAGATGAATATTTAATTGGCATAACAGAAGTACCTGAAATTCAAACTATTTTATTAGAACGGACGGGCCTTGGAGAAAGTGGAGAATCTTATATTGTTGCTGCTGATAGTACCTTGCGCACTCAGTCACGTTTCTATTCTGATAGCTCATTTTTATCCATTGAAGTGAAGACTGCTGGTGTGGCTGAGGGGCTTGCAGGCACTTCAGGCAAAGGTATTTTTAATGACTATAGAGATGTAGAAGTTTTCAGCAGTTATGAACCGATAGATCTTTATGGGCTCAACTGGGTTTTGCTTAGTGAGATTGATCTTAAGGAAGCACTAATGCCCATTAAAGAATTAAGATCCAGGATTATCTACATCTTACTATTTACCTTATTAATAGTGCTTGTGATATCATTTTTTACCGCTAAACTCATCGTTAGGCCGGTTCTAAAGATGGAAGGTACCTTAGAGCGAATGTCTAGAGGTGTATTGAAAAGGCCGTTATATAAAAAGAATCGTGCTGATGAGATCGGATTGATGTATAAAGCTCTGGAACAGCTTATTCAAGCTATGGAGCAAACCATCACGTTTGCACATACTATTGGAGAAGGAAATTTCGATGCCGAATATACCGCACTGAGTAAAGAAGATGAATTGGGAGCTTCACTGCTTAAGATGAGAGATCAATTGAAGCTTTACCATAAAAAAGAAGAGCAACTTACCATTGAAAAGCAGCTTTCACTGGTGCGTGGTCAGGAGATAGAACGTTCAAGACTGGCCAAAGAAATGCATGATGGCCTGGGACCATTACTTACCAGCATGAGATTGAGGATTCAATCTCTTTATCTACCAGAAGGCAATGAAGCGGAGTTGCTCACTCTGTTGGATCAAACCATCACAGAAGTACGAAGAATGTCAAACCACCTAATGCCTAGCGTATTAGAAGATTTTGGCCTGGGGGAAGCCATAGCCAACTTAACCCTCTTTTTACAAAATATGTCAGGTATAAAAATACAGTATAAAGATGATCTTACAGATGCACTATCTATACCTGATGATATAAGCGTTGCTCTTTATCGCATTGCTCAGGAAACTTTGAACAATGTTGTTAAACACGCTCAAGCCACAGAAATTAGGCTCTCCGTAACGCAGTTTGATGATTATGTTTCCTTTTATGTAGAAGATAACGGTAATGGCTTTGATATTAATAAGAAGTATAGCGGCCATGGTTTGTTAAATATTAAAGACAGAGTGGCTATTTTAAAGGGGACTATGCATTTAAATAGCAACACACAGGGCACCATAATTGAGATAGAGATTCCTCTGACATGA
- a CDS encoding putative signal transducing protein, which produces MKLVVLTTLDNSIDANLLRSKLESEGIPCFLHNENVTNLIPYSFNILGGGVRVLVPDDQLEASRELAQLNEEKIHCPNCGSDNIKNRLEKWWIKLYLIFIGFFLVAPIGNLLNHYICRRCGEEFKK; this is translated from the coding sequence ATGAAACTCGTAGTACTTACAACCTTAGATAATTCTATAGATGCCAACCTGCTAAGAAGTAAGCTGGAAAGTGAAGGAATACCATGCTTTCTACATAATGAGAATGTCACGAATCTTATACCATATTCCTTTAATATTTTGGGTGGCGGAGTTAGGGTTTTAGTGCCTGATGATCAGCTTGAAGCATCCAGAGAGCTGGCCCAATTGAATGAGGAAAAGATTCATTGCCCTAACTGTGGCTCTGATAATATCAAAAACAGGTTAGAAAAGTGGTGGATTAAATTGTATCTGATCTTTATAGGTTTCTTTCTAGTGGCACCCATTGGTAATCTGCTTAACCATTACATCTGCAGGCGCTGTGGTGAAGAGTTTAAGAAATAA
- a CDS encoding carbohydrate-binding protein, which yields MISSLNVGKAANGWSWVHVRWILALSVIICFSTFQSYGQYIVENLTPGTTIREGLSLAQAADGRIFIAERAGTVKVYQGGVTSTAFSVSTTTDSEQGLLGITLHPDFMSNGYMYVFYTRSDKYLHIIERIQLDNNNQEVGRQQIMTLDPIQGGFHNGGDLKFFNGYLFITVGDSQNSGNSQNLDTYRGKILRVTESGSPAPGNPFYGSGSVQKQSIWALGFRNPFRLVPNVKANKLFVLDVGTSWEEINDITDPSPQFNYAWGHPQGGDGNQTETDLFINPTFAFQTGSIGNAIANGLIYNPDVSRYPAVLYNKFIFKDYLRNEIRYFDWTQSNPGYTSFYNSPHRTALGMILGNDGYIYYCDYGNNGNLIRLKYGDEAEPEIINQPISQSVIEGESVSFSVDVSGAEPISYQWQYNNQDIAGATGSTYSISSAALSDAGNYRVVVSNSVGSATSNNAVLTVNEFNNHPEIDIIAPLASLMWDAEDNIYFEATATDVEDGVLPASAFSWSIDLFHEDVPGAGHSHPGASPQGVKSGNFIASSQGEKTPNIWYRFKLTVTDSDGLSATTFVDVHPNLITITATTVPEGLTIELNQKPGTSPEVQQAVVNANLQVLNAPTPQFIGNVRYDFDHWEHGGAANQTFTAPAVDATYTAFYTSSDVSQQPYEGVVAQIPGLIEAEKYDEGVGAYYDINGGGDGTFRTGDGVGTEACSEGGYNIGWVVDGEWLEYTTNVNQEGSYSIAFRMATPYDNRSLHVEVDDNDVTGNVALPNTGGFQSWQTASVSDVFLSAGSHIIKIYFEANDINLNSFEFIYDGDSGSAPVADFEASSQQTCVGTPVTFTSVSLGQIDSYSWNFGADATPATATGAGPHTVVYSTPATKTVELQVSNQAGSDSKIVTVLLEDCNSAQSPFGGSPAEIPGRVEAEEYDLDGEGIAYHDLSAGNAGGSFRDDDVDIQPAAGSNYNIGWVQAGEWLEYTVNVVQHDEYDFSFRVSTPYDGQTLHLEQNGENISGSVSIPNSAGYQNWQTVTVGDIHLHEGISELRLVFETNDVNIDYIDFYPSEEDTNPGGTANTLQAEDATVVGAVVANNQSGYNGSGFVDYINANNDYIEWSFVSAANEQFTLHFDYALQGGNRPLQVQINGDVMGVFDFPATGSWSTWQSVSVETMLIAGNNTIRLTAAGSSGPNVDQLRIEPQANAAARTFQNVGLDVSANGIIVYPNPSVGEFKLSKSAEWILYNVMGEELTSGNGRSIDVKSYPAGVYYVSFNDGKERVRVIKYN from the coding sequence ATGATATCATCTCTCAATGTGGGCAAGGCCGCCAACGGTTGGTCATGGGTCCACGTTCGCTGGATTTTAGCTTTATCAGTTATTATCTGCTTCTCAACTTTTCAATCTTACGGACAATATATCGTAGAGAATTTAACGCCTGGCACTACTATTCGTGAAGGTCTTTCCCTGGCTCAGGCTGCGGATGGTAGAATCTTCATAGCTGAGCGAGCCGGAACGGTAAAGGTTTACCAGGGCGGAGTGACCTCAACTGCGTTTTCGGTAAGTACTACCACTGACAGCGAACAGGGGCTTTTGGGCATTACCCTGCACCCTGACTTTATGAGTAACGGCTATATGTATGTGTTTTACACCCGCAGTGATAAATACCTGCACATCATCGAACGTATTCAGTTGGATAATAACAATCAGGAAGTGGGGCGACAACAGATTATGACCTTAGATCCAATTCAGGGAGGTTTTCATAATGGTGGAGATCTCAAGTTTTTTAATGGCTATTTGTTCATCACGGTAGGTGACAGCCAGAATAGTGGTAACTCTCAGAACCTGGATACTTACAGAGGTAAAATTCTACGGGTTACAGAATCAGGGTCGCCGGCTCCGGGCAATCCTTTTTATGGTTCTGGCAGCGTGCAGAAGCAAAGCATTTGGGCCCTTGGTTTTAGAAATCCTTTCAGGTTAGTGCCTAATGTGAAGGCTAATAAGCTTTTTGTTTTGGACGTGGGTACCTCCTGGGAAGAGATCAACGATATTACTGATCCTTCACCTCAATTTAATTATGCCTGGGGGCATCCGCAGGGTGGTGATGGCAACCAGACCGAAACCGATCTTTTTATCAATCCTACCTTTGCCTTTCAGACCGGAAGCATAGGAAATGCCATTGCCAACGGTCTTATCTATAACCCTGATGTAAGCAGATATCCGGCAGTTTTATATAACAAGTTTATCTTCAAGGATTATCTGAGAAATGAGATTCGCTACTTCGATTGGACACAGAGCAACCCTGGCTATACCTCATTTTATAATTCACCCCACCGCACGGCTTTAGGAATGATATTGGGGAATGATGGCTATATCTATTACTGTGATTATGGTAATAATGGAAACCTAATCAGGCTCAAATATGGTGATGAGGCCGAACCTGAGATCATCAATCAGCCGATTTCTCAGTCTGTTATAGAAGGGGAGTCAGTGAGTTTTAGTGTAGATGTATCTGGTGCTGAGCCTATTAGTTATCAGTGGCAATATAACAACCAAGACATAGCAGGGGCCACTGGCAGCACATATTCTATTTCTTCAGCGGCTTTATCAGATGCTGGTAATTATCGAGTTGTAGTGAGTAACAGTGTAGGCAGCGCTACCAGTAACAATGCCGTGCTCACCGTGAATGAATTTAATAACCATCCTGAAATTGATATTATCGCTCCGCTGGCGTCGCTGATGTGGGATGCAGAAGATAATATATATTTTGAAGCCACAGCTACTGATGTAGAAGATGGCGTATTGCCCGCCAGTGCCTTTTCATGGAGTATTGATCTTTTTCATGAAGATGTGCCGGGAGCAGGACATTCCCACCCAGGGGCAAGTCCTCAGGGGGTTAAGTCTGGTAATTTCATAGCTTCAAGTCAGGGTGAGAAAACACCTAACATATGGTATAGGTTCAAACTAACCGTTACAGATAGTGATGGACTTTCAGCTACTACTTTTGTGGATGTACATCCTAATCTGATCACCATTACGGCTACCACAGTTCCCGAAGGTTTAACCATAGAGCTCAACCAAAAGCCTGGTACCTCACCAGAAGTACAGCAAGCTGTGGTCAATGCTAATTTACAGGTATTAAATGCGCCGACACCCCAGTTTATTGGTAACGTCCGTTATGATTTCGATCATTGGGAACATGGCGGAGCCGCCAATCAAACCTTTACAGCTCCTGCAGTAGATGCTACTTATACCGCTTTTTATACTTCATCTGATGTAAGTCAGCAGCCCTACGAGGGTGTGGTAGCCCAAATCCCTGGCCTTATAGAAGCCGAGAAATATGATGAGGGAGTAGGGGCTTATTATGATATTAACGGTGGCGGTGATGGCACCTTCAGAACGGGCGACGGTGTAGGTACTGAAGCTTGTAGTGAGGGGGGCTATAACATTGGCTGGGTGGTAGATGGCGAATGGCTTGAGTATACTACTAATGTAAATCAGGAGGGTAGCTATTCTATAGCTTTCCGCATGGCCACGCCTTATGATAACAGGTCACTGCATGTGGAAGTGGATGATAATGATGTTACAGGAAATGTGGCCTTGCCCAATACCGGTGGTTTCCAGTCATGGCAAACAGCATCGGTGTCTGATGTTTTTCTCAGCGCTGGTAGCCATATCATCAAAATCTATTTCGAAGCCAATGATATTAATTTGAATAGCTTCGAGTTTATTTATGATGGCGATTCTGGTAGTGCCCCGGTGGCAGATTTTGAGGCCAGCAGTCAGCAGACTTGTGTAGGTACACCTGTTACCTTCACCTCAGTTTCCTTAGGTCAAATTGATAGCTATTCATGGAATTTTGGTGCAGATGCTACACCTGCCACCGCAACAGGTGCAGGACCTCACACAGTGGTTTATTCTACACCTGCCACTAAAACAGTTGAGCTGCAGGTGAGCAACCAGGCCGGGTCTGACAGTAAAATTGTTACTGTTCTTCTTGAAGATTGTAACAGTGCTCAGTCTCCATTTGGAGGATCTCCGGCAGAAATACCAGGCCGTGTAGAAGCAGAAGAATATGACCTTGATGGTGAAGGCATTGCATATCATGATCTCAGTGCCGGAAATGCTGGCGGTAGCTTTCGTGATGATGATGTAGATATACAACCTGCGGCTGGCAGCAATTATAATATTGGTTGGGTGCAGGCCGGTGAATGGTTAGAATATACAGTAAACGTAGTGCAACATGATGAATATGATTTCAGCTTTAGAGTGAGCACGCCTTATGATGGACAGACGCTGCATCTGGAGCAAAACGGAGAGAATATTTCTGGCTCGGTATCTATCCCCAATAGTGCTGGCTATCAAAACTGGCAAACAGTTACTGTAGGTGATATCCATTTGCATGAAGGTATTTCTGAGCTGAGACTGGTATTTGAAACCAATGATGTTAATATCGATTATATTGACTTTTATCCGTCGGAAGAAGATACCAATCCTGGGGGCACAGCTAATACGCTCCAGGCAGAAGATGCTACTGTTGTAGGTGCAGTGGTTGCAAATAATCAAAGCGGATATAATGGCTCTGGGTTTGTAGATTATATCAATGCCAATAATGATTATATAGAGTGGTCCTTCGTGTCTGCTGCCAATGAACAATTTACCTTACATTTTGACTATGCCTTGCAAGGGGGCAATAGACCTCTGCAGGTACAAATCAACGGAGATGTGATGGGCGTTTTTGACTTTCCCGCTACCGGGAGTTGGAGCACCTGGCAGTCTGTTTCAGTAGAGACCATGCTCATCGCTGGGAACAATACAATCAGACTCACTGCCGCTGGATCAAGTGGTCCTAATGTAGATCAATTACGTATTGAACCACAGGCCAATGCAGCAGCAAGAACATTTCAGAATGTGGGTTTGGATGTCTCGGCCAATGGAATTATCGTTTATCCAAACCCTTCAGTTGGCGAATTCAAACTGTCTAAAAGTGCTGAATGGATCTTATACAATGTAATGGGAGAGGAGCTCACTAGTGGTAACGGTAGAAGCATTGATGTGAAGAGCTATCCTGCCGGTGTTTATTATGTAAGTTTCAATGATGGTAAAGAAAGAGTAAGAGTAATTAAGTACAACTGA